One genomic segment of Microbacterium sp. ProA8 includes these proteins:
- a CDS encoding DUF4062 domain-containing protein codes for MIRTPDQRIRVFVSSTLRELGDEREAVRSAIERLRLAPVMFELGARPHPPRDLYRSYLAQSDIFIGIYGASYGWVAPGEEISGLEDEYNLAPREMPKLIYVKDTDARDERLTQLIARIQADDTAAYLHFRSAADLEDQVAGDLAMLLAERFDESRAPAASDPEPAMPSLIGRVPVPYTPTIGREADIDAVRTLLARGTDRVVSLIGPGGIGKSRLAIETALACGDMFPDGVYFVLLEGVLEPGLLLPTIAYYLGIRDNGEAALEERIAHALADRRVLIVLDNFEQIVDAAPVLVRLYTVAPTATFLVTSRIVLRIRGERVFEVSPLSTPAGDGPASLDRATRSAAVTLFVDRARAIDADFDVSSENAGDLADICRRLEGLPLAIELAAAKVRILSPAGIAERLERSLPLLTAAVRDLPERHRTMRATIDWSVSLLPDSQRELLEDLGVFATRFTLDAVEALGEGRPWGEHAIDALTALIDGSLVKQSEVGGRRVFSLLSLVREYALGRLKERGDAVRVRRAHADYYRALVQRIAPGLGGSGQADAVVRLGLELPNLRAAVRHLVHTNRLDDAGDFAWSLLIYWWISGFFAEVRLWMLELLEKQHDQPITPHTRAIAWFFALWGEMWQRPSEQVVAGLGECVRLFTESGDEDAAAMALAARATARVQFSILDTDRAEAELREAVVTLSARGNTWAEAITEVSLGRLAWVRGATDDALAHFDRATSVAESRDDLFTTSVAGNLRARLNFQLGRIEEAEREFVHTLMLSIGLHYEEGIAYGLEGVCAVAAAHGEAWRAAALAVAAGEIRRRIGIFDVEAFTVHTPHLEIVRGHDAASVEAGQLAGAELTVAEAVQLALPEHEWETVADSFRAW; via the coding sequence GTGATCCGCACACCCGACCAGCGGATCCGGGTGTTCGTGAGCTCGACCCTGCGCGAGCTCGGGGACGAACGTGAAGCGGTGAGGTCGGCCATCGAGCGCCTGCGGCTCGCGCCCGTGATGTTCGAGCTGGGCGCCCGCCCGCACCCGCCGCGGGACCTCTACCGGTCATACCTTGCGCAGAGCGACATCTTCATCGGCATCTACGGCGCCAGCTACGGATGGGTCGCCCCCGGAGAGGAGATCTCCGGCCTCGAGGACGAATACAACCTCGCACCCCGTGAGATGCCCAAGCTCATCTACGTCAAGGACACCGACGCCCGCGACGAGCGCCTCACCCAGCTCATCGCCCGCATCCAGGCCGACGACACCGCCGCCTACCTCCACTTCCGCTCCGCCGCCGACCTCGAAGACCAGGTCGCCGGCGACCTCGCCATGCTCCTCGCCGAACGCTTCGACGAATCGCGGGCGCCGGCGGCATCCGATCCGGAGCCGGCGATGCCCTCCCTGATCGGCCGGGTGCCGGTCCCCTACACGCCGACGATCGGCCGCGAGGCCGACATCGACGCCGTCAGGACGCTCCTGGCACGCGGCACCGACCGCGTGGTGAGCCTCATCGGCCCCGGCGGCATCGGCAAGAGCCGGCTCGCGATCGAGACGGCGCTGGCGTGCGGCGACATGTTCCCCGACGGGGTGTACTTCGTGCTCCTCGAGGGCGTGCTCGAGCCCGGACTGCTGCTGCCGACGATCGCCTACTACCTCGGCATCCGCGACAACGGCGAAGCCGCGTTGGAGGAGCGCATCGCCCATGCCCTCGCCGATCGCCGGGTGCTCATCGTGCTCGACAACTTCGAGCAGATCGTGGATGCCGCGCCCGTTCTCGTGCGGCTGTATACGGTCGCGCCGACGGCGACGTTCCTGGTGACGAGCCGCATCGTGCTGCGCATCCGCGGCGAGCGCGTATTCGAGGTGTCGCCGCTGTCGACGCCGGCCGGCGATGGACCGGCGAGCCTCGATCGGGCGACGCGCTCCGCTGCCGTGACGCTGTTCGTCGACCGGGCGCGGGCGATCGACGCCGACTTCGACGTCAGCAGCGAGAACGCCGGCGACCTGGCCGACATCTGCCGCCGGCTCGAGGGTCTGCCGCTGGCGATCGAGCTTGCGGCGGCCAAGGTGCGCATCCTCAGCCCCGCAGGTATCGCCGAGCGCCTGGAGCGGAGCCTGCCGCTGCTGACAGCCGCCGTGCGCGACCTTCCCGAACGGCACCGCACGATGCGCGCGACGATCGACTGGAGCGTGAGCCTGCTCCCCGACTCGCAACGCGAGCTGCTCGAGGACCTCGGCGTGTTCGCCACGAGGTTCACGCTCGACGCCGTCGAGGCGCTCGGTGAGGGACGCCCGTGGGGCGAACACGCCATCGACGCCCTGACCGCTCTGATCGACGGCTCGCTGGTGAAGCAGAGCGAGGTCGGCGGGCGGCGCGTGTTCTCGCTCCTCTCCCTGGTGCGCGAGTACGCGCTGGGGCGCCTGAAGGAGCGGGGCGACGCCGTGCGGGTGCGACGCGCGCACGCCGACTACTACCGCGCGCTCGTGCAGCGCATCGCACCGGGCCTCGGCGGCAGCGGGCAGGCGGACGCGGTGGTGCGGCTGGGCCTGGAGCTTCCGAATCTGCGCGCCGCCGTGCGCCACCTCGTCCATACGAACCGCCTGGACGACGCCGGCGACTTCGCGTGGAGCCTCCTCATCTACTGGTGGATCTCCGGATTCTTCGCCGAGGTGCGCCTGTGGATGCTGGAGCTCCTCGAGAAGCAGCACGACCAGCCCATCACGCCGCACACCCGGGCGATCGCATGGTTCTTCGCCCTCTGGGGCGAGATGTGGCAGCGCCCCAGCGAGCAGGTGGTCGCCGGGCTCGGCGAGTGCGTGCGGCTGTTCACCGAGAGCGGCGACGAGGATGCCGCGGCGATGGCGCTCGCCGCGCGTGCGACCGCGCGCGTGCAGTTCTCCATCCTCGACACCGACCGGGCGGAGGCGGAGCTGCGCGAGGCGGTCGTCACGCTGAGCGCGCGCGGCAACACGTGGGCGGAGGCCATCACCGAGGTCTCGCTCGGGCGACTGGCCTGGGTGAGGGGCGCCACCGACGACGCCCTCGCGCACTTCGACCGCGCCACCTCGGTCGCCGAGTCGCGGGACGACCTGTTCACCACGTCCGTCGCCGGCAACCTCCGTGCACGGCTGAACTTCCAGCTGGGCCGCATCGAGGAGGCCGAGCGCGAGTTCGTCCACACCCTGATGCTGTCGATCGGGCTGCACTACGAGGAGGGCATCGCGTATGGACTCGAGGGCGTCTGCGCCGTGGCAGCCGCGCACGGCGAGGCCTGGCGGGCGGCGGCACTGGCGGTCGCCGCCGGCGAGATCCGTCGGCGCATCGGCATCTTCGACGTCGAGGCCTTCACGGTCCACACGCCGCACCTCGAGATCGTGCGCGGCCACGATGCGGCGAGCGTCGAGGCGGGTCAGCTCGCGGGCGCCGAGCTGACGGTCGCCGAGGCCGTGCAGCTCGCGCTTCCCGAGCACGAGTGGGAGACCGTCGCCGACTCGTTCCGCGCCTGGTAG
- a CDS encoding DNA-directed RNA polymerase subunit beta yields the protein MAAARNASNPTTPKNGRGASRLSFAKISDTLTVPDLLALQTESFDWLVGNEAWKARVAQAKADGRTDVPEISGLEEIFEEISPIEDLSETMQLSFTNPYLEPEKYSIEECKERGKTYAAPLYVEAEFMNHQTGEIKTQTVFMGDFPLQTGKGTFIINGTERVVVSQLVRSPGVYFDKTADKTSDKDIVSARVIPSRGAWLEFEIDKRDQVGVRIDRKRKQSVTVFLKALGLTSEDILAEFAGFDSIEETLSKDTILTKEDALRDIYRKLRPGEQVAAEAARALLDNFYFNPKRYDLAKVGRYKINHKLGLDKPLSDSVLTVDDIVATIKYLVRIHRGDVTFDGVRGGKPAEIRLDVDDIDNFGNRRIRAVGELIQNQVRTGLSRMERVVRERMTTQDIEAITPQTLINVRPVVAAIKEFFGTSQLSQFMDQNNPLAGLTHKRRLSALGPGGLSRERAGVEVRDVHPSHYGRMCPIETPEGPNIGLIGSLASFARINAFGFIETPYRRVVDGKVTDQIDYLTASEESDYIVAQAGVELKADGRFAQDRVLARRGNGGEVDLFHSEEIGYMDVSPRQMVSVATSLIPFLEHDDANRALMGANMQRQAVPLLRSESPVVGTGMEGFAAIDAGDVVTADKAGVVVEVSADVVTVQLDEGGTQDYFLRKFDRSNQGTSYNQRVVVSAGERVEAGEVIADGPATENGELALGKNLLVAFMTWEGHNFEDAIILSQDLVKDDTLSSIHIEEYEVDARDTKLGKEEITRDLPNVSPDLLKDLDERGIIRIGAEVRPGDILVGKVTPKGETELSAEERLLRAIFNEKSREVRDTSLKVPHGEQGTIIAVKEFNAEDGDDELGSGVNRRVVVYIAQKRKITEGDKLAGRHGNKGVIAKILPVEDMPFLADGTPVQVILNPLGIPGRMNFGQVLELHLGWIAQQGWKVEGTPEWAARLPQEALEAPAGTKVATPVFDGAFEAEIAGLLDSTMPTRDGDRLIDSTGKTQLFDGRSGEPFPAPISVGYMYILKLHHLVDDKIHARSTGPYSMITQQPLGGKAQFGGQRFGEMEVWALEAYGAAYALQELLTIKSDDILGRVKVYEAIVKGENIQEPGIPESFKVLMKEMQSLCLNVEVLSADGTAVNLRDTDDDAFRAAEELGINISSRFESSSIDEI from the coding sequence TTGGCTGCTGCGCGCAACGCATCCAACCCCACCACCCCCAAGAACGGACGCGGAGCTTCCCGCCTCTCGTTCGCCAAGATCTCCGACACGCTGACGGTCCCCGACCTTCTCGCGCTGCAGACCGAGTCGTTCGACTGGCTCGTCGGCAACGAGGCCTGGAAGGCCCGCGTCGCCCAGGCGAAGGCCGACGGTCGCACCGACGTGCCCGAGATCAGCGGCCTCGAGGAGATCTTCGAGGAGATCAGCCCGATCGAGGACCTGAGCGAGACCATGCAGCTCTCGTTCACGAACCCCTACCTCGAGCCTGAGAAGTACTCCATCGAGGAGTGCAAGGAGCGCGGCAAGACGTACGCGGCCCCGCTCTACGTCGAGGCCGAGTTCATGAACCACCAGACCGGTGAGATCAAGACCCAGACGGTCTTCATGGGCGACTTCCCGCTCCAGACCGGCAAGGGCACGTTCATCATCAACGGCACCGAGCGTGTCGTCGTGTCGCAGCTCGTCCGCTCGCCTGGCGTCTACTTCGACAAGACCGCCGACAAGACGTCCGACAAGGACATCGTCTCGGCGCGCGTCATCCCGAGCCGTGGCGCATGGCTCGAGTTCGAGATCGACAAGCGCGACCAGGTCGGCGTCCGCATCGACCGCAAGCGCAAGCAGTCGGTCACCGTCTTCCTCAAGGCGCTCGGCCTGACCAGCGAGGACATCCTCGCCGAGTTCGCCGGCTTCGACTCGATCGAAGAGACGCTGTCGAAGGACACGATCCTCACCAAGGAGGACGCGCTCCGCGACATCTACCGCAAGCTCCGTCCGGGCGAGCAGGTCGCCGCCGAGGCCGCCCGCGCGCTCCTGGACAACTTCTACTTCAACCCGAAGCGCTACGACCTCGCGAAGGTCGGCCGGTACAAGATCAACCACAAGCTCGGTCTCGACAAGCCGCTGTCGGACTCGGTCCTGACGGTCGACGACATCGTCGCCACGATCAAGTACCTCGTGCGCATCCACCGCGGCGACGTCACCTTCGACGGCGTGCGCGGCGGCAAGCCGGCCGAGATCCGTCTGGACGTCGACGACATCGACAACTTCGGCAACCGTCGCATCCGCGCGGTCGGCGAGCTCATCCAGAACCAGGTCCGCACCGGTCTGTCGCGCATGGAGCGCGTCGTCCGCGAGCGCATGACCACGCAGGACATCGAGGCGATCACGCCGCAGACCCTGATCAACGTCCGCCCCGTGGTGGCCGCGATCAAGGAGTTCTTCGGAACGTCGCAGCTGTCGCAGTTCATGGACCAGAACAACCCGCTCGCGGGTCTGACGCACAAGCGCCGCCTCTCGGCCCTCGGCCCCGGCGGCCTGTCGCGTGAGCGCGCCGGCGTCGAGGTCCGCGACGTCCACCCGTCGCACTACGGCCGCATGTGCCCCATCGAGACCCCGGAAGGCCCGAACATCGGCCTGATCGGCTCGCTCGCCTCATTCGCGCGGATCAACGCGTTCGGCTTCATCGAGACGCCGTACCGCCGCGTGGTCGACGGCAAGGTCACCGACCAGATCGACTACCTGACCGCCTCGGAAGAGAGCGACTACATCGTCGCCCAGGCCGGTGTCGAGCTGAAGGCCGACGGCCGCTTCGCCCAGGACCGCGTCCTCGCCCGTCGCGGCAACGGCGGCGAGGTCGACCTCTTCCACTCGGAGGAGATCGGCTACATGGACGTCTCGCCGCGCCAGATGGTGTCGGTCGCGACCTCGCTCATCCCGTTCCTCGAGCACGACGACGCGAACCGCGCCCTCATGGGCGCGAACATGCAGCGCCAGGCCGTGCCGCTTCTCCGTTCGGAGTCGCCGGTGGTCGGCACGGGCATGGAGGGCTTCGCCGCGATCGACGCCGGTGACGTCGTCACCGCCGACAAGGCCGGTGTCGTCGTCGAGGTGTCGGCCGACGTCGTGACCGTGCAGCTCGACGAGGGCGGCACGCAGGACTACTTCCTGCGCAAGTTCGACCGCTCCAACCAGGGCACGAGCTACAACCAGCGCGTCGTGGTCTCGGCCGGCGAGCGCGTCGAGGCCGGCGAGGTCATCGCCGACGGTCCCGCGACGGAGAACGGCGAGCTCGCGCTCGGCAAGAACCTCCTCGTCGCATTCATGACGTGGGAGGGTCACAACTTCGAGGACGCGATCATCCTGAGCCAGGACCTGGTGAAGGACGACACCCTCTCGTCGATCCACATCGAGGAGTACGAGGTCGACGCCCGCGACACGAAGCTCGGCAAGGAGGAGATCACCCGTGATCTCCCGAACGTGAGCCCGGACCTCCTGAAGGACCTCGACGAGCGCGGCATCATCCGCATCGGCGCCGAGGTCCGCCCCGGCGACATCCTCGTCGGCAAGGTCACGCCCAAGGGCGAGACCGAGCTGTCGGCCGAGGAGCGCCTGCTGCGCGCGATCTTCAACGAGAAGAGCCGCGAGGTCCGCGACACGTCGCTGAAGGTGCCCCACGGTGAGCAGGGCACGATCATCGCGGTCAAGGAGTTCAACGCCGAGGACGGCGACGACGAGCTCGGCTCGGGCGTCAACCGCCGCGTCGTGGTCTACATCGCCCAGAAGCGCAAGATCACCGAGGGTGACAAGCTCGCCGGCCGTCACGGCAACAAGGGCGTCATCGCGAAGATCCTCCCCGTCGAGGACATGCCGTTCCTCGCGGACGGCACGCCGGTCCAGGTCATCCTGAACCCGCTCGGCATCCCCGGTCGAATGAACTTCGGCCAGGTCCTCGAGCTGCACCTCGGCTGGATCGCACAGCAGGGCTGGAAGGTCGAGGGCACCCCCGAGTGGGCTGCCCGGCTGCCGCAGGAGGCGTTGGAGGCCCCCGCGGGCACCAAGGTCGCCACCCCGGTGTTCGACGGTGCCTTCGAGGCCGAGATCGCCGGTCTGCTCGACTCGACGATGCCCACGCGCGACGGCGACCGCCTGATCGACTCCACGGGCAAGACGCAGCTGTTCGACGGCCGCTCCGGCGAGCCGTTCCCGGCTCCGATCTCGGTCGGCTACATGTACATCCTGAAGCTGCACCACCTCGTGGACGACAAGATCCACGCGCGCTCGACGGGCCCGTACTCGATGATCACCCAGCAGCCGCTCGGTGGTAAGGCGCAGTTCGGCGGTCAGCGCTTCGGCGAGATGGAGGTGTGGGCCCTCGAGGCCTACGGCGCCGCGTACGCGCTCCAGGAGCTCCTCACGATCAAGTCCGACGACATCCTCGGCCGCGTCAAGGTGTACGAGGCGATCGTCAAGGGCGAGAACATCCAGGAGCCCGGCATCCCCGAGTCCTTCAAGGTGCTCATGAAGGAGATGCAGTCGCTCTGCCTGAACGTCGAGGTGCTCTCGGCCGACGGCACGGCGGTCAACCTCCGCGACACCGACGACGACGCCTTCCGTGCAGCGGAAGAGCTCGGCATCAACATCTCCAGCCGCTTCGAGTCGTCGTCGATCGACGAGATCTAA
- a CDS encoding CHAT domain-containing protein: MARVPDMPHGMVDVDGDADAFEVRIDHAAEDAGPNEHGVALLADVMIRGRAGGTATLVVRGTDDFHYAAIVARDDSAEIIHLERQDDDLYAADIAVAPGEVLHLTVVASDFETGMLWLEATVAAGGMGMGGGPESAAEAAPPPPPPPPPPPDVVLGGGGVGGRSPGLAPPAPPPAASPAPGPAAPPAAATPPAGAAPAPGAPAGGLDGASPVPAFVDAEIPARLVAGVEFDAVVRLSRKDLVPTGGTARQKATAHFDPAREIEVGIQLRGLAFADGTLPVVTTTLPATPDETRRLVFRLRPEEPGRGHITVTFTQPPVVAPLAVLALSTPVLPPDADPGGPDPGDPRVVAASVAAPPRSIADLPTLVIDESIAGGASDLLITAKVGGTVVKNSVRLERKAEYIQGIYAELARIRSLYLKTVQDDPQEAEEAADTVRREVRSLGARIARELLGDEVNKLLWNRRRRISHLVLQTSGELDIPWEMVHLVPVGTQRPDKERFFLGDLGLTRWMYGTVRPTVIPIDASRVIAIAPDYVNPKYELPRAREEVTTLGQLLARSPRSAADPVELRHAIADGFDLLHFAGHGRWRDADPLGQEIAFATFSEDHDDGSGSYTDSDARRDLPELEGPPARASAPFVFLSACDVGRLRSGATGLGGFAEVFLRGGVGVFIGCSWAVRDDVTSAFVRTFYEKLLGDHASVGEAVLTARRVAREAGDLTSLAFTVFADPRAKLVAGTPAAGDDS, encoded by the coding sequence ATGGCTCGCGTTCCGGACATGCCACACGGCATGGTCGACGTCGACGGAGACGCCGACGCCTTCGAGGTGCGCATCGATCACGCCGCCGAGGATGCCGGCCCCAACGAGCACGGCGTCGCGCTGCTGGCCGACGTCATGATCCGCGGCCGCGCCGGCGGCACCGCGACCTTGGTCGTGCGTGGGACCGACGATTTCCACTACGCCGCGATCGTCGCGCGCGACGACTCCGCCGAGATCATTCACCTGGAGCGGCAAGACGACGACCTTTATGCGGCCGACATCGCCGTGGCGCCCGGCGAGGTGCTGCATCTGACGGTGGTCGCGAGCGACTTCGAGACCGGGATGCTGTGGCTCGAGGCGACGGTCGCCGCCGGCGGCATGGGCATGGGCGGCGGCCCCGAGTCGGCCGCGGAAGCCGCGCCGCCACCGCCGCCGCCACCGCCTCCCCCGCCCGACGTCGTCCTCGGCGGTGGGGGCGTGGGCGGACGCTCTCCCGGGCTCGCTCCCCCGGCCCCGCCCCCGGCGGCCTCACCGGCGCCGGGCCCCGCCGCCCCGCCCGCAGCCGCGACCCCGCCCGCAGGCGCCGCCCCGGCCCCGGGAGCCCCGGCAGGTGGGCTCGACGGCGCATCGCCCGTACCGGCGTTCGTCGACGCCGAGATCCCCGCTCGCCTCGTCGCCGGCGTCGAGTTCGACGCCGTCGTGCGGCTGTCGCGGAAAGACCTCGTCCCGACCGGCGGCACGGCGCGTCAGAAGGCCACCGCCCACTTCGACCCCGCCCGCGAGATCGAGGTGGGCATCCAGCTGCGCGGCCTCGCGTTCGCAGACGGCACGCTGCCGGTGGTCACCACGACACTGCCTGCCACGCCGGACGAGACCCGGCGCCTGGTCTTCCGCCTCCGCCCCGAAGAACCGGGGCGCGGCCATATCACCGTCACCTTCACCCAGCCGCCCGTCGTGGCGCCGCTCGCCGTGCTCGCACTGAGCACGCCGGTCCTCCCGCCCGACGCCGACCCCGGTGGTCCCGACCCCGGCGATCCACGCGTCGTCGCGGCATCCGTCGCCGCACCGCCGCGGAGCATCGCGGACCTCCCGACGCTCGTGATCGACGAGTCCATCGCCGGCGGCGCCTCCGATCTGCTCATCACGGCGAAGGTCGGCGGCACGGTCGTCAAGAACTCGGTGCGTCTCGAGAGGAAGGCCGAGTACATCCAGGGCATCTACGCCGAGCTCGCCCGGATCCGGTCGCTGTATCTGAAGACCGTCCAGGACGATCCGCAGGAGGCGGAGGAGGCGGCCGACACCGTCCGCCGCGAAGTGCGCAGCCTCGGCGCGCGAATCGCCCGGGAGCTGCTGGGGGACGAGGTCAACAAGCTGCTCTGGAACAGGCGCCGCCGCATATCGCACCTCGTGCTGCAGACGTCGGGAGAGCTCGACATCCCCTGGGAGATGGTGCACCTCGTACCCGTCGGCACCCAGCGACCCGACAAGGAGCGCTTCTTCCTCGGCGACCTCGGGCTCACGCGGTGGATGTACGGCACGGTGCGGCCGACCGTCATCCCCATCGACGCGAGCCGCGTCATCGCGATCGCGCCCGACTACGTCAATCCGAAGTACGAGCTCCCCCGCGCCCGCGAGGAGGTCACGACGCTCGGCCAGCTCCTGGCACGGAGTCCTCGTTCGGCGGCCGACCCCGTCGAACTCCGTCACGCGATCGCCGACGGCTTCGACCTACTCCACTTCGCCGGTCACGGCCGATGGCGCGACGCCGACCCCCTCGGGCAGGAGATCGCCTTCGCCACGTTCTCGGAGGACCACGACGACGGCTCCGGCTCGTACACCGACTCCGATGCGCGCCGCGACCTTCCCGAGCTCGAGGGGCCTCCGGCGAGGGCGTCCGCGCCGTTCGTGTTCCTGAGCGCGTGCGACGTCGGTCGGCTCCGCTCCGGCGCGACGGGCCTGGGCGGGTTCGCCGAGGTCTTCCTCCGTGGCGGGGTGGGCGTGTTCATCGGATGCTCCTGGGCGGTGCGCGACGACGTCACGTCGGCGTTCGTGCGCACCTTCTACGAGAAGCTCCTCGGCGACCACGCGAGCGTCGGCGAGGCGGTGCTCACGGCGCGGCGGGTGGCGCGGGAGGCCGGCGACCTCACCTCGCTGGCCTTCACGGTGTTCGCCGACCCCCGCGCCAAGCTCGTCGCGGGCACGCCTGCGGCCGGGGACGACTCCTGA